The following nucleotide sequence is from Tardiphaga alba.
GGCATGCAATGTGACGGGCGCCAGCACGATCAACAGAGGCGTGCGAATGAAAGCAAAACTGTCGCGGCGATGCGCGCCGAGTGCGCGGCCCGAGCGGGCGATCGCGATATAGGCGCCGGCAATGACGCCGAGGGCGCCGTGAAACGGCACCGTCAGCACGCTGCGCAGGACGGCCAGCGTACGCCACATCTCGGGATAGCTGAGCAGATAGACGAGATTTTCATATGCCGCGAAGCCGAGGCCGGCGGCGGCGCCATAGACAACATTGTCCATGGGATCGGCGGTGCGGGCACGCTGGGTCGAGACCGCGACGATCACCAAGATCTTCACGATCTCCTCGGGCGCGGCGATCCCGAACACCGCATGCAGCACCATGGTCCAGGTCGGGTCATCGGTGAGGCCGGGGATGGCGGCGAACAGCGCACGGGCATAGCCGAGCAGCGAGATGCTGGCCGCACCGAGCAAAAAGGCCGCCCAGACCAGTCCCGGGGGCCCGGGCCGTTCGTCCGCGGCAATGATCAGCCACAGCACCAGCAAGGCTGGCGCCACGGCTGCAATGCCAATCACGGTCGGGAGCGATTCGAGGGCGTCCATGGAGAGTTAAGTATAGGGCCGCCGTGCGGGCGGGAAGGGCCGTGCGGTCGCACCCGTCAGTTGTCGTGGCCCGGCTTGACCGGCCACTCCAGCAAACATGGAGGCTGCGGAGTGTGCTGGATCACCCGCTTCCGCGGCTGATGACAAGAGAGAACGGGGAGGGAACCAAATGCCGCCCGGCCGATTGGACCTGAAACCACCGCAAGACGGGGATCCGACCATGGCCGATGACGCACCGACGCCGCCCTTCATCTATGAGGGCGTTGCGCTCGTACCGGAGGAAAAATCCACCTTGTCCGAAGTGGTCGATACCGTGAAAGACGCTGCGCACCGCGTCAGCGACACATTCGAAGCCGGCAAGAAGCCCGGCATGCCGCTGAGCATCCTTGCCAATGTGGCCCGCGAAGCGCCGCTGGGATCGCTGCTGGTGGCCTTTCTGCTGGGCGTGGCGGTGGCACGGCGGCGCTAGTTTCTTCACCGGGCGTCCCGAGGGGACGATCCCTCGCCAATAGCCGCGAGGTCTGCTTTCTGACACGCTCGACGGTCGGCACCGTGTCGCCTGCGTGATATCCGGTGGGACATAGCGGATAGGCATGCCGCCCGAACACGTGTAACGAATCCAGGCAAGGCCCGTATCTCCGATGTGGGCTTTGAAAGGATTCTGGCATGCTTCTCGTCGCCATTGCCTATCTCGGCGGTGTACTCACTATCGTGAGCCCCTGCATCCTGCCGGTGCTGCCTTTCGTGTTCGCGCGCTCAGATCAGCCGTTCGCCCGAAGCGGCTTGCCTTTGCTGATCGGCATGGCTGCGACTTTTTCGCTGGTGGCGACGCTG
It contains:
- a CDS encoding PrsW family glutamic-type intramembrane protease: MDALESLPTVIGIAAVAPALLVLWLIIAADERPGPPGLVWAAFLLGAASISLLGYARALFAAIPGLTDDPTWTMVLHAVFGIAAPEEIVKILVIVAVSTQRARTADPMDNVVYGAAAGLGFAAYENLVYLLSYPEMWRTLAVLRSVLTVPFHGALGVIAGAYIAIARSGRALGAHRRDSFAFIRTPLLIVLAPVTLHACYDLPLLTLQQHPEIVGLGRRALEGAGMLFGFGTIALAARLVRRIGAHHAPHTDVSRERLAQLRSMWALTFAGGAAGFAGTAFLISSLRHWYSNPERTVTMVLVPLGVTSIVIGGVLLVLTSAAYFLGRNRMRTAAPAIPIQQ